A window of Nicotiana tabacum cultivar K326 chromosome 24, ASM71507v2, whole genome shotgun sequence contains these coding sequences:
- the LOC107782615 gene encoding uncharacterized protein LOC107782615, which yields MMEDSDDTVCSKRSPNYSEKNEEEGNNSSIKLPKDGGSSSNSSVEVGEKVRPYVRSKMVRLRWTTDLHRRFVHAVERLGGQERATPKLVLRLMDIKGLNIAHVKSHLQMYRSKKIDDPTQGVANHHRLFMEGGDPNIYNLNELPMLPTFNQRFNSTFRYGDASRNCLQSTAERIFGNNHSRAVDQDSITGIPSFISERSTWRINEMKKLTPLFQRAAKAKARLSLLKRKAIDCDLIDLNLSLGVKQKNNSHNHDDGSTISLSLTSAISPSRLKEDAHCATKENARRGASTLDLTL from the exons ATGATGGAGGATAGTGATGACACTGTATGTTCCAAGAGAAGCCCTAATTATtcagaaaaaaatgaagaagagggcaATAACAgctcgatcaaattgcctaaggaTGGAGGAAGTTCAAGCAACAGTAGTGTTGAAGTGGGCGAGAAGGTGAGGCCTTATGTTCGATCCAAGATGGTTAGACTTCGTTGGACAACTGATCTCCATCGCCGTTTTGTTCATGCTGTGGAAAGACTTGGTGGACAAGAAA GAGCAACACCCAAATTAGTTCTTCGATTGATGGACATAAAAGGACTCAACATTGCTCATGTCAAGAGCCATCTGCAG ATGTATAGAAGCAAGAAGATTGATGACCCAACACAAG GTGTTGCAAATCATCACAGGCTTTTTATGGAAGGTGGAGATCCAAACATCTACAACTTGAATGAACTCCCAATGCTCCCAACCTTTAATCAAAGATTCAATTCCACTTTTAG ATATGGAGATGCTTCAAGGAATTGTCTACAAAGCACAGCTGAGAGGATTTTTGGCAATAATCATAGTAGGGCAGTTGATCAAGATTCCATTACTGGGATTCCTTCTTTCATTAGTGAAAGATCCACTTGGAGAATAAACGAAATGAAAAAGCTAACTCCATTATTCCAGAGAGCTGCAAAAGCTAAAGCAAGATTGAGTCTTTTGAAAAGGAAGGCTATAGATTGTGACCTAATTGACCTGAATTTATCTCTAGGAGTAAAGCAAAAGAATAACAGCCACAATCATGACGATGGGAGTACCATATCATTGTCATTAACCTCAGCAATATCTCCTTCAAGATTGAAAGAAGATGCTCATTGTGCTACAAAAGAAAATGCAAGAAGAGGGGCAAGTACTCTGGATCTGACTCTATGA